The DNA segment TTTTGTAGCTCCCTTCTTACTTGGACTGGGATCCCCCTTCACCGAAACATCGACGATTCCGCCAGATATTTCTATGGTTTCCAGGAGCCCGTCATTCGAATAGGTGCCGCCTCCGCCTACGCCAATGCCGGCGCCGGTTCCTTTTCCACCGATTACAGCCTCAACGCAGACCTCAAGATTTCCTCCATGGACTGCAAGGCTCCCGCTGTTTCCAACGACCCCTTTGACTTCTCCGCCGCCGCCGATTCCGGCGCCGGTTCCGTACTGCTCAATTGAAATATTTCCGTTTTCAATTGTGATGGCGCCAGGCGTCTGCCCTGCATTTCCTCCAATGGAAGCTCCGCTGGCCTCAAAGTCCGTGCTGTCCGGTCTGCCGTTCTGTATCCCAAGGCTTCCGTCCCCGACTACCGTAAGTGCTGCATTCGGCGCCACATGGACAACGGCCTTGTCGCCGCCGGCGTTTTCCAACGTGTTTTCCCCGTCAAGGGTCAGTTCCACATGGCCGCCTGCAATGTCGATCAGGGAATAGGCCTTATCTGCCTCCAGAACTTCCGAAGAAATGGAAAGGCCCGAAATTGTGACCTTCAGCGGACTTTCTTCGCTTCCGCCCCGCAGTGTGATATGGTTTTCCGTGCTTTCTCCTGAAATGACAATTCCTTCCTCCGGAACTGCCCCCAGAACTTCCTCGCCGGCTGACACTTTATTGTTTTCAATGACAATATTTCCCTCAGCGATGGAAACGCTCATGACCGCATCTGACGAGCTTGCCGTCCTATCCGGTTCTTTTGCGTCCGAATTGGAGCCGCTGGCAACACGCACCGCCGCCCCCATGCCATTTGCATCTTTCACCGGGATCTGGACGAGTCCCCCGATATCCGTATCCGCCAGGGAAACCATAACATTGTTCAGCATGAGCGCCGCCGTCAGAATCCCTATGAATACGCGTTTCGCTTTTCGCCTCATAGCTTTTCCTCCTAAATCATAACTTCCCGGTAACTTTTCGTCTCTCCATATTCCGGGATCCTTTTTCTAAATCACCCCTGTCTTTTTTCTCCGAGGCTGTCCTGTTTTTCCAGCCTCTCTTCTTCATGGCCCGCCTGAAACATTTCGTAAAAACGGTTTTCTGCCTCCCGGCGTGCCGTCACGGCCTCCCCATAGGTCAGAAACGTCCCCAGATGGTAAACTTTTCCGCCGATGCCGATGGCCGCTCTCCAGCGGTCCCGCCCTTTGCGATATACGCCCCGGTGCCCGCTGGTATTGTTTGTGTACGTCTTCCGGTTTGCGATCCGCTCCGCACTCAGCCCGCCCGCAGGACGGATGGGCTTTTCCTTCTGAAGACAGCCGCAGCTTTTTGCTGCTCCCGTCCGAAGCTGGATGCCGCGGCAGACGGCAAGATTTCCGCAGTCACAGCGGCAGAGCCAATACTGCTCTTTGTCATCCTGGGCTGAGATCAGGCAGACGGCTGTCAGACGGCCGAACCGCATACCTCTCAAGTCGTTTCCCTTCCCCTGCCGAACCTCTTTCCGATAGCAGCCGCAGCTCTTGGTGTGGCCGTTTTTCAAATGAGACTCCTCGACAATTTTCTCGTTTCCGCAAATACAGTTGCAGACCCAGTACCGGTGCCGGCTATCTCCTTTTTCGGCTCTTTTGACTACGGTCAGATATCCGAATGTCCTGCCTGTCAAATCCTGTTTCATAGCTGCACATACAGCAATGACATAATGTGTATTATGAGATGTTGACTGCTTTTAAGGCCTGAAAAACCGCCCCCCGCCAGACGGCAAAGGCCTGGAATTTCCAATTTTTTCCAGCTTTTCTATTGAAGTTTCCTTGTTCCTGTGCTATTTTTAATAGGAAAGGAGGGAAAGCAGATGCATGACATAATACACATTATGCCGTGTATATGTGTCTTTCCCTTGTGCTTATCCGTATCACATCTTCAAAGAAAAAAACATCCTGCTCCCACACGCTGCCGTATGGGAAATCAGGATGTTTTTCCTATGTTCCAAAACTCCGGAACGCCAATCGGGCCAGGCATTTTGTTGACACCGATCTCTTCTTATATTAAAATGGTGTTGGGGTCAAAAGGATTTTTAGCCCCTTTGATACTGGATTGTTCCGCACTTCGTGCTCCCGGTATCTTACATAAACCATAAGAAAATAAAGGGGAGAAGGTACGATTATGAGGGAAATCAAACGCGTGACCCTGATCGGCCTCGGGGCCATGGGCGTTTTCTTTGCGCCGCGGCTTTCCGGGTATCTGGGGGAAAATTTTAAGATTATGGCAGATGGGAAGCGGAAGGATCGCCTGGAACAGAAAGGCGTTACCGTAAACGGTACCAATTACCGTTTTCCGATCATCACGCCGGAAGCCGACTGCGGGCCGGCTGATTTAGTTATCATCGCCGTCAAAGGCTACGATCTGGAACAGGCCATTCGGGACATCAAAAATCAGGTAGGCAAGGACACCATCATCCTCTCCGTCTTAAACGGCGTTGACAGTGAAAAACAGGTGGCCGCCGTCTACGGCGAAGACCACCTGCTCTATTCTTATATGCGGATCAGCATCGTCATGCGGGACGGAAAAACGGAATTCGATCCCAAAAAGGGCCTGATCCACTTCGGCGACCTGAAAAATGATCCCGAAAACCTCTCGGAAAACGTCCTGGCCGTCAAAAATTTATTTGATGCCTGCGATATTGACTATAAAATTGATCCCGACATGCTGCGCGGGATCTGGTTTAAATTCATGTGCAACGTCGGCGAAAACATGACATGTGCCATGCTCCAGGTGCCCTTCGGCGCGTTCCAGAAAAGCGAGCATGCCAACTTCTTCCGCCGCGCCGCCATGTGGGAGGTGATCCGCGTTGCCAACAAACTGGGCATTGCCCTGGATCAGTCCGACATCGACCGCCAGGAGCACACGCTCTCCCGGATCCCTTACGGGAACAAGCCCTCAACGCTCCAGGATCTCGAGGCCGGAAAGCGCACCGAAGTCGACATGTTCGCCGGCACCGTGGTGGAGCTTGGAAAATCCCTGGGAGTGGAAACGCCGGTCTGCGAGTGCTTTCTCCATGGGATCCATTTAATCGAAGAGAGATTGTTCGGCGGGATTTAACTCCCGCCGTTTTCTTTTCCGCTCTCCTCCCACAAAATCAAATTACTCCACCGAACCGCATCCATCGAATCCTCCGGGATCACATACGCCCGGTCTTCGTCTTCCTGCGACGGAAGCATGTACTCGCTGCTGTATGCATAATACATCCACCGCTCATCTAACACCGTCACGCCCATGCCCGTCTCCATCTGCCAGTGGAGCGAATCCCCGTCACCGTCGCCGGCCGTATAAACCATCGTTCCGTCACAGAGGTTGTCCACATAAACGGCTTCTTTGGATATAAAAGCAAAGCTCCCCTCCGGCTTTTCCTCATAATACTGGTAGCCGGTGACGCCATGGCCATTCATGCGCCCGTCTGACCAGAGCCCGTCCGCATACGTGAACCGCGGCTCATCAAGCACCACCGCCTGCACTGCCAGGCATTCGCCATCCGGCTTTCCCGCCATAAACTCCCCGAAAAATGCCGTATTGTAGCGGGTCAGTACGAGCCCGTACCCCAGAAGCTCCCCGTCCACGGGCCGCATCCGCCATATCACATCTCCCTGGGCCGTCGTCTCCCGGTAAAACAGATACCGCTCGCCGGAAAGCGTCTCCTCGGAGAGCGTCCGGAACTCCTCCTGGCTGCCGTTTAAAAGTCCGGCTGCCGCCTCCATATCTTTCTCTTCCATGGCCTCATAAAGCGACTTGCAAAGCTTCGCCTCCGCCTCCGAGACGGGAAGTTCCGGCTGTGACGGCCGGAGCACCTCTGCCGTCTCCTCTGCGGCCGGCGTCTCCGTCTCCGACGCTGTGTTCCCGCAGGCCGAGAGAAAAAATGCCGCCATGATCAACATCAGAAAATACTTCATTCCTTCCCCTCTTTCCATGCTTTAAGAAGAAGTGACGCGCCTTCCCGTATCGTTTCCTCTTCCAGGTTTGCGTACCCCAAAAGCACCGTCCCTGGATACCGCTCATGCTCCGGATGTATGAAGAAGCCGGAAAGCCCATACACGCGGACGCCAGCCGCAGCCGCCGTCTCCAAAAGTTCCTTCTCGCTCCGCCCTGTCCGGCTTGCAAGCAGCACATGGAGCCCCGCAAACTCCCCGCGGATCTCAAACTCCGGCTCCAGAGCCTTAAGCGCCGCAAGCAGCGCGTCATGTTTTCCCTTATAAATCTCCCGCATCCGGTTCAAATGCCGCTCAAAATACCCGCCGGAAAGGAAACGGCAGAGAATCCGCTGATCCACCCGGGAAACCGTAGACGAATAAAACCACGCCTTCTCCCGGTACCGGGAAAGGAGCCGCTCCGGCAGCACCAGATAGCCGATACGGATGGCCGGCGCAATGGACTTGGAAAAAGTGCCCATGTAGATCACAAGCCCCTTCCTGTCCATGCCCTGAAGCGCCGGGATCGGCTTTCCCTTATAGCGGAACTCGCTGTCGTAGTCGTCCTCGATCAGATAGCGCCCCTCTTTTTCCTCTGCCCAGGAGAGAAGCTCCTGGCGCCGCTTCACCGGCATGACAATCCCCATGGGAAACTGATGGGACGGCATCGTATAGGCTACGGTCACGGGCAGGCGTGAAAGCGCCTCTGCCATGAGCCCGCTTTTGTCCATCTCCACCGGGTACACCGGATGTCCCATGCCGCTGAACACGCGGTAGGCCTGGTTGTAGGTGGGGTTTTCCATGGCAATCCCCGCGTCCCGCCCGAGAAGCTGGGAAAGCAGCATCAAAAGATACTCGTTCCCCGCCCCCACGACAATCTGCTCCGGCAGGCAGTGGACGCCGCGGGCCGCATGGAGGTACTCAGCGATTGCCGTCCGAAGTTCC comes from the Eubacteriaceae bacterium Marseille-Q4139 genome and includes:
- a CDS encoding ketopantoate reductase family protein, translating into MREIKRVTLIGLGAMGVFFAPRLSGYLGENFKIMADGKRKDRLEQKGVTVNGTNYRFPIITPEADCGPADLVIIAVKGYDLEQAIRDIKNQVGKDTIILSVLNGVDSEKQVAAVYGEDHLLYSYMRISIVMRDGKTEFDPKKGLIHFGDLKNDPENLSENVLAVKNLFDACDIDYKIDPDMLRGIWFKFMCNVGENMTCAMLQVPFGAFQKSEHANFFRRAAMWEVIRVANKLGIALDQSDIDRQEHTLSRIPYGNKPSTLQDLEAGKRTEVDMFAGTVVELGKSLGVETPVCECFLHGIHLIEERLFGGI
- a CDS encoding PLP-dependent aminotransferase family protein, coding for MELMIPLDSQDKRPLYEQIYHYIKEEIRTGGIRPARQLPSTRQLAESLKVSRSTTQLAYEQLVSEGYLEAIPRKGYFAASLEGIFPPLAEAPVRHGEKPEKAAGQEKKAEYAVDFSPRGIDLTGFPFSTWRKISRAALRREEQELFLKGEPQGDLELRTAIAEYLHAARGVHCLPEQIVVGAGNEYLLMLLSQLLGRDAGIAMENPTYNQAYRVFSGMGHPVYPVEMDKSGLMAEALSRLPVTVAYTMPSHQFPMGIVMPVKRRQELLSWAEEKEGRYLIEDDYDSEFRYKGKPIPALQGMDRKGLVIYMGTFSKSIAPAIRIGYLVLPERLLSRYREKAWFYSSTVSRVDQRILCRFLSGGYFERHLNRMREIYKGKHDALLAALKALEPEFEIRGEFAGLHVLLASRTGRSEKELLETAAAAGVRVYGLSGFFIHPEHERYPGTVLLGYANLEEETIREGASLLLKAWKEGKE